Proteins encoded within one genomic window of Rossellomorea vietnamensis:
- a CDS encoding spore germination protein, translating to MSSFFKGRKPKKNQQSENQASDTSEEYIQRSLSVNLDMIRQKTGNSSDVVIRRLKMGKDASIETAIVYVEGIVDNQSIQEFLLQSMMKDDHKEELNEGDAISLISDDMMTVGNMSSTDQWVELFGSLMAGDTIVLVDGTAKALSACTKGGETRSISESTTQMVVRGPKGAFTESIGTNTAMVRRIIKTPDLWLESMKIGRVTKTDVTLMYIHGIANEEVIEEIRQRLKKIDIDSILESGYIEQLIEDQAMTPFPTIFNTERPDVVAGNLFEGRIAIFVDGTPFVLIAPALFIQFFQSAEDYYARFDIATSIRLLRILMFTISLIAPATFVAVTTFHQEMVPTTLIVAIAAQRESVPFPAFVEALLMEITFEILREAGIRLPKAIGSAVSIVGALVIGQAAVQASIVSPAMVIIVSITAIASFATPSFDMAISARLIRFLFMIGAATFGFYGIILIFLLMVVHLCSLRSFGVPYMAPFAPFIPVNNKDTFVRLPWWTLRQRPRLISANAVREGTNQGPESPASRTMVNGEGKGGDNNGS from the coding sequence ATGTCTTCGTTCTTTAAAGGTCGTAAACCAAAGAAGAACCAACAATCAGAAAACCAAGCTTCTGATACCTCGGAAGAATATATACAGCGTTCATTATCCGTCAATCTCGATATGATCCGGCAGAAAACGGGGAACAGTTCAGATGTTGTGATCCGCCGGTTGAAAATGGGAAAGGATGCCTCCATTGAAACGGCGATCGTGTATGTGGAAGGGATCGTTGACAATCAATCGATTCAGGAGTTCCTGCTGCAGTCCATGATGAAGGATGATCATAAGGAAGAGTTGAATGAAGGCGATGCGATCAGTCTGATTTCGGATGACATGATGACGGTGGGGAATATGTCATCGACCGATCAGTGGGTGGAGCTGTTCGGCTCGTTGATGGCAGGTGATACGATTGTCCTGGTGGACGGGACAGCCAAAGCGTTGAGTGCCTGCACGAAAGGGGGCGAAACGCGCTCCATATCGGAATCCACCACACAAATGGTCGTCCGCGGGCCGAAGGGGGCGTTTACGGAATCGATCGGGACCAATACGGCGATGGTACGGCGCATCATCAAGACCCCTGATTTATGGCTTGAGTCCATGAAGATCGGCCGCGTGACGAAGACCGATGTGACGCTGATGTACATACATGGCATTGCCAATGAAGAAGTGATCGAGGAGATCCGTCAGCGGTTGAAGAAGATTGACATCGACAGCATTTTGGAATCGGGGTATATCGAACAGCTGATAGAAGATCAAGCGATGACGCCGTTTCCGACGATTTTCAATACGGAACGGCCGGATGTAGTGGCAGGGAATCTGTTTGAGGGACGGATCGCCATCTTTGTGGATGGAACCCCTTTTGTGCTGATTGCCCCTGCCCTGTTCATTCAATTTTTCCAGTCGGCAGAGGATTATTATGCCCGTTTCGATATTGCGACATCGATCCGGCTGCTGCGGATCTTGATGTTCACGATTTCCCTGATTGCCCCTGCGACCTTTGTGGCGGTCACGACTTTTCACCAGGAAATGGTGCCGACGACCCTCATTGTCGCGATTGCCGCCCAGAGGGAATCGGTTCCGTTTCCGGCATTCGTGGAAGCCCTCCTGATGGAAATCACGTTTGAAATCCTGCGGGAAGCGGGGATTCGATTGCCGAAAGCGATCGGTTCTGCCGTCTCGATCGTCGGTGCCCTTGTTATCGGACAGGCAGCCGTGCAAGCGAGCATTGTGTCACCGGCGATGGTCATTATTGTATCAATCACAGCGATTGCAAGTTTTGCGACGCCATCATTTGATATGGCGATTTCGGCCCGTCTCATCCGCTTCTTATTCATGATCGGTGCCGCGACCTTTGGCTTCTACGGGATCATTTTGATCTTCCTTTTGATGGTCGTCCATTTATGCAGTCTCCGTTCCTTTGGGGTGCCTTATATGGCCCCGTTCGCTCCATTCATCCCGGTGAATAATAAAGATACCTTTGTGCGGCTGCCCTGGTGGACCCTCAGGCAGAGACCGCGTCTCATAAGCGCCAATGCGGTAAGGGAAGGGACCAATCAAGGTCCGGAATCGCCTGCCTCCCGTACAATGGTCAACGGGGAGGGAAAAGGAGGGGATAACAATGGCTCGTAA